From the genome of Persephonella atlantica:
AAGGATAAAAACTCTTCATAATCTTCCGGCTCTATCTTTACAGAGATATTTTCTGTGCTGATAAGAGTTTGCAGAGATTTTTCTATAGACTCTACCTTTTCACCTTCAAACAGTTTAAACTCACACAGGAGAGTTGCTCTTTCAGGAACAGCATAATGTTCCCATCCACTGTGAAACTTTATGATGTTTACTGGTCTGCTCAGACTTTTTTCTATCTCCTGAACAAATCTGAAGGCCTCTTTAGATGGATTTTTAAACTTCTCAAATTCCGCACCATGGGCAGAAGGAACAGTTATCTCCATAACAAACTCGTATGCTCCCATCTGCCTTGTGCATATCTTTCCGTAGGTGGGCTCTAAAACAAGAACACTTTCAATTCCGTCAAGAAGCTGAACAAGCCTTTCTGAGCCAAGTGCTGTATTTTGCTCCTCATCAACAGTAAAAGCAACAGATACAGGAATCTTCTTTTTGGGAAAGTTTTTTTTGAAATCTTCTAAGGCTATTATCAGCGATGCAATAAGCCCTTTTGTGTCTGCTGCTCCCCTACCGTATATCTTTCCATCTTTTTCAACTGGATTAAAAGGATTTTTCATTGTTATAGGTGGAACAGTATCAACGTGTGTATTAATAAGTACAGGTTTTTCTGGAGTTATGCTGTATATGTTGTAAAGATTTCTTTTACCAACAGGCTGGTCTTTGAAAGGGATAAAGGATAATCTTTCTTTTATGTATTCGTTTATCTGGAAGCAGTCTCTATGGCTGGGAATAGATATTAAACGGAATGTTTCTTCCCTCAATCTATTTATAAGCTCTATAGGGCGTATCTCTGTTCCTTCCATGGGTCTCCTAAAATGTGATATCCCCTCTGTTCCCAGTAGCCTGGCCTGTTTTCTTTCAGAAACTCTATGCCAGAGACAAACTTTGCACTCTTCCATGAGTACAGCTTTGGCACTATAAGTCTGAGAGGATAGCCATGGTCAGAAGGAAGAGGTCTGTCAAATAGCCGATATGCAAGTATAACATCCTCATCAAAAAAGTACTTTAGAGGGATGTTTGTGGTGTATCCATCAAGGGAATGTATCATCACAGCCTG
Proteins encoded in this window:
- a CDS encoding M20 family metallopeptidase, which gives rise to MEGTEIRPIELINRLREETFRLISIPSHRDCFQINEYIKERLSFIPFKDQPVGKRNLYNIYSITPEKPVLINTHVDTVPPITMKNPFNPVEKDGKIYGRGAADTKGLIASLIIALEDFKKNFPKKKIPVSVAFTVDEEQNTALGSERLVQLLDGIESVLVLEPTYGKICTRQMGAYEFVMEITVPSAHGAEFEKFKNPSKEAFRFVQEIEKSLSRPVNIIKFHSGWEHYAVPERATLLCEFKLFEGEKVESIEKSLQTLISTENISVKIEPEDYEEFLSFKKGNLYRYITQAYMELFTKKPEEGIMSSWTDASNYHRVGKECIIFGFGSLSDCHTDREHISLEELFYNYLIIYRLLTILSQP